A genomic segment from Pedobacter sp. MC2016-14 encodes:
- a CDS encoding sodium:solute symporter, with translation MKGLPIFDLAIIVVYLIGMILVGIYFSRKNKNSEQFTKASGRIPGWAIGMSIYATFLSSNTFLGVPGKAFGGNWNAFVFSISMPLAAWVASKYFVPFYRGTGEISAYTHLENRFGSWARTYAVVCFLLTQLARMGSIFFGIALSLQALTGYSMSMIMIIMGICIIIYTVSGGIEAVIWTEVVQAVVKTFGAVLILYLIITNMPGGVPKIMEIGKADHKFSLGSFSPDFVGSSFWVVLLYGFFINLNNFGMDQNYIQRYHTASSSKAASKSIWLCVWLYVPASLMFFIIGSCLYAYYDVHPELVAVIKHQVALERLPLNASAAQVLSMENSLLPTDYGDKIMPHFMVTKIPVGLVGLIVSAILSAAMSTISSGMNSSATVFTVDIYKRYFKPEITDKENLFLLHLSTVGFGLLGMGAGIAMIGVKSILDVWWELSGIFAAGMLGLFLLGIVSRQTKNHEALLATMVGIVVILWMTFSPHISDTYAFLRSPLHKNMIIVVGTLSIFLVGILLTKLKNKNLKSAD, from the coding sequence ATGAAGGGTCTTCCCATTTTTGATTTAGCTATTATAGTCGTTTACCTTATTGGGATGATTTTGGTTGGGATTTATTTTTCCCGCAAAAACAAGAACTCGGAACAGTTTACTAAAGCATCAGGCCGGATTCCGGGTTGGGCAATCGGGATGTCTATTTACGCCACTTTCCTAAGCAGCAATACCTTTCTGGGCGTTCCTGGTAAAGCTTTTGGCGGAAACTGGAATGCTTTTGTGTTTAGCATCTCTATGCCACTTGCCGCCTGGGTAGCCTCAAAATACTTTGTTCCTTTTTACAGGGGTACAGGTGAAATTTCTGCCTATACTCATTTAGAAAACAGGTTTGGTTCATGGGCCAGAACTTATGCCGTAGTCTGTTTTTTACTGACCCAACTGGCCAGAATGGGCTCTATTTTTTTCGGTATTGCGCTAAGCTTACAGGCACTTACAGGCTATTCTATGTCTATGATTATGATTATAATGGGGATATGTATCATTATATACACGGTGTCGGGCGGAATAGAAGCGGTAATCTGGACAGAAGTAGTGCAGGCAGTAGTAAAAACTTTTGGTGCCGTGCTGATATTGTATCTTATTATCACAAATATGCCCGGAGGCGTACCTAAAATTATGGAGATTGGAAAAGCCGACCACAAGTTTAGTTTAGGTTCTTTCTCTCCTGATTTTGTAGGTTCTTCTTTCTGGGTGGTATTGTTATATGGTTTTTTCATCAACCTTAACAATTTTGGGATGGACCAGAATTATATCCAGCGTTACCATACGGCCTCTTCTTCTAAAGCGGCATCCAAATCCATTTGGTTGTGTGTATGGTTATACGTCCCGGCTTCATTGATGTTTTTTATTATAGGATCATGCCTGTATGCGTATTACGATGTGCATCCTGAACTGGTTGCTGTGATTAAACACCAGGTAGCCCTGGAGCGCTTACCTTTAAATGCCTCGGCAGCACAAGTGCTGAGTATGGAAAACTCGCTGTTGCCTACCGATTACGGCGATAAGATTATGCCTCATTTTATGGTGACCAAAATACCGGTAGGATTGGTTGGCTTAATTGTTTCGGCCATACTTTCGGCAGCAATGAGCACCATTAGTTCTGGAATGAATTCTTCCGCAACTGTTTTTACGGTTGACATTTATAAGAGATACTTTAAACCTGAGATCACTGATAAAGAAAACTTGTTTTTGCTGCACCTCTCTACCGTAGGTTTTGGCTTATTGGGAATGGGAGCGGGGATTGCCATGATTGGGGTAAAGAGTATACTAGATGTATGGTGGGAATTGTCAGGGATTTTTGCAGCAGGAATGCTGGGGCTCTTTTTACTCGGCATTGTAAGCCGGCAAACAAAAAATCACGAAGCCTTGCTGGCCACAATGGTTGGGATTGTGGTGATTTTATGGATGACTTTTTCTCCCCACATTTCAGATACTTATGCATTTTTACGTAGTCCGCTGCATAAAAATATGATCATAGTAGTAGGTACACTCAGTATATTTTTGGTGGGAATCCTTTTAACAAAACTCAAAAACAAAAATTTAAAATCGGCAGATTGA
- a CDS encoding dihydrodipicolinate synthase family protein, translating into MENSSKGFIPVMLTPFSANGNIDYDALTQLTEVYLQAGASGLFANCLSSEMFELSDEERLQAIRHVIKITNGTVPVVATGTFGGAIGKQADFVKRVNDLGTEAVIVITSLLAAENESDEVFDGRVFDLLDQTEKIPLGFYECPVPYKRVLNAAQLKSFVDTERVIYHKDTCLDLDDIKAKLSVTQGHKFGLYDAYMGHAVASLKAGSAGLSCIQGNYFPELITWLCQNYNDEALADEVQRVQQFLIDNMDVMHNVYPVVSKYFLQRRGLNISTFTRRDVGTFTTSIVKEIETLFADYTLLKDDLNIRLFL; encoded by the coding sequence ATGGAAAACTCATCTAAAGGGTTCATCCCGGTAATGCTCACGCCTTTTTCTGCGAACGGAAATATCGACTATGATGCACTAACTCAGCTTACTGAGGTTTATTTACAGGCTGGCGCCTCCGGATTATTTGCCAATTGCTTGTCAAGCGAAATGTTTGAATTGAGCGATGAAGAAAGGCTGCAGGCCATTAGGCATGTCATCAAAATAACCAATGGTACGGTACCCGTGGTTGCTACAGGAACTTTTGGCGGCGCAATAGGAAAACAAGCCGATTTTGTAAAAAGGGTAAATGACCTTGGTACCGAGGCGGTAATTGTAATTACCAGCTTGCTGGCTGCAGAAAATGAAAGTGACGAGGTTTTTGATGGACGCGTATTCGATTTGCTGGATCAGACAGAAAAAATTCCGCTGGGCTTTTATGAATGTCCCGTGCCCTATAAGCGTGTTTTAAATGCCGCGCAGTTAAAGTCATTTGTAGATACAGAGCGGGTAATTTACCACAAAGATACCTGCCTGGACCTTGATGATATTAAAGCGAAGCTAAGTGTTACCCAGGGACATAAATTTGGCCTGTATGATGCCTATATGGGACATGCTGTGGCTTCTTTAAAGGCTGGGTCGGCAGGATTATCTTGCATTCAGGGCAATTATTTTCCGGAGCTCATCACCTGGCTGTGCCAGAACTATAATGACGAGGCACTGGCGGATGAAGTGCAAAGGGTACAACAGTTCCTGATTGACAACATGGATGTGATGCACAATGTGTATCCGGTAGTTTCCAAATACTTTTTGCAGCGAAGGGGATTGAACATCTCCACTTTTACGCGCAGGGATGTGGGTACATTTACCACTTCTATTGTTAAGGAAATAGAGACGCTTTTTGCAGATTATACCTTGCTTAAAGACGATTTAAATATCCGTTTATTCTTGTAA
- a CDS encoding AraC family transcriptional regulator: protein MKPHFHKVPITLQSSFSIRHDIKPDFGNIWHYHPELELHYIIKGEGVRFIGDNISNFVPDEMILLGQNVPHTWRCKEEYFQGNPDLNIEAMVIHFLPDCLGDYLLNLPEAYLLPKLFEKAKSGMLITGKAKSKLAKLMKSAVEATNLDRIIILLSILKALAETDEYETIVNGKNAFYQSNESETLRINKIWNYTSANYKKDISLEEIASLSNLSVTSFCRYFKLMTKKTYYDFLIEIRVSHACRFLIENKLPTEMICFDCGFNNVSNFYRHFKKVTGLTPLNYKRKYLNE from the coding sequence ATGAAACCTCATTTCCACAAAGTACCTATTACGCTGCAAAGCTCTTTCAGCATTCGGCATGACATTAAGCCTGATTTTGGAAACATCTGGCATTACCACCCTGAACTTGAACTCCACTATATCATTAAAGGTGAAGGTGTTCGTTTCATAGGAGACAACATCAGCAACTTTGTTCCTGATGAAATGATCTTATTGGGCCAAAATGTTCCACATACCTGGCGCTGTAAGGAAGAATACTTTCAGGGAAATCCTGATTTAAATATCGAGGCTATGGTGATCCATTTTTTACCGGATTGTCTTGGTGATTACCTTTTAAATCTTCCCGAAGCCTACCTCCTGCCCAAACTTTTTGAAAAAGCAAAAAGTGGTATGCTCATCACAGGAAAAGCAAAAAGCAAATTGGCCAAACTCATGAAATCGGCAGTAGAAGCCACCAATCTTGACCGCATTATTATCCTGCTGTCGATATTAAAGGCACTGGCTGAGACTGATGAATACGAGACCATCGTAAATGGAAAGAACGCCTTTTACCAGTCTAATGAGTCAGAAACCTTGCGGATAAACAAAATCTGGAATTACACTTCAGCGAATTACAAAAAAGACATTAGCCTGGAGGAAATTGCTTCCTTAAGCAACCTCAGCGTTACCTCTTTCTGTCGTTACTTTAAATTAATGACTAAAAAAACGTACTACGACTTTTTAATTGAAATCAGGGTAAGTCATGCCTGCCGCTTTTTAATTGAAAACAAACTACCTACAGAGATGATTTGCTTTGATTGTGGCTTCAACAACGTATCCAATTTCTACCGCCATTTTAAAAAGGTTACTGGATTGACGCCTTTAAACTACAAAAGAAAATACCTGAATGAGTAA
- a CDS encoding SusC/RagA family TonB-linked outer membrane protein, whose translation MNSKLLRKVKGIVLLSIFCCASAYAQQKKITGKVTDGGDGGPIPGVNVSIKGKPSNVSTNAQGVYVIQADPAVDVLVFSYIGFVRQTITLAGRATVDVKLASDNQTLTQVDIVSVGYGTKKRSEILGSVATITGAELQDIPATNLAGAMRNKIAGVGVSQVSGRPGAPITLNIRNSTASSTASTQVETTAEPLYVVDGITVTREAFDNIDASMIENLTFLKDASAAIYGASGAKGVVLVTTKKGKLGKPSITYNGYLGVSDAAKTPDMLSGYDHAVLLNETYRAQSAPFSSLFLPADLDYIKNLNYKSWYDEVWQSATTQRHNLGISGGTEKITFFAGGSYQSENANYAGLKFDKYAFRSGVVANIANGLTADVNFNVDWNIRNAQHNQTDNDAAFFEQIVSVPRWVPISIDGKNVNFNNGAAVNPQAILESGYYDRRQSKGYRVNGSLSYQPTFLKGFTAKLQVSQSSGSTNSRLYQPPYSTYNFLRTGSNGQLYSEQLQLNPTTGAPVMFDARTAQNASVTPSLSDNNSYQGFLTLQYAKQIDKHSFGLLAGAEQSESNGETVAVRYTNQLIPGGEEYWAFDATSLARQEFSKVATSKRSFFGRINYDFDKKYLLEVITRVDASSNFASGNRWGVAPSVGLGWVASQEKFFKETNWLSFVNFLKLKVNVGVTGDDRVSQRLWQDRFLIDVTNGYLYGSSNQNSLNRSRLANPDITWEKKRTINVGLESSMFNSKLDFSVEVFQNYTYNQFDLGANQLYPLYAGFAAPVVNYRQLYNWGSEFSIGYKAKLATDLNLSTSINFAYGSSIVDRTIYAPGSLINNVAPDWLTSFGTDPNYYNSNNIGLRTIGMFRTQGEVDQWLAKYPNYRVYDRVPQPGWLYYEDTNEDGIINDYDMKPLYNTTNSFFSSGISLNLTYKAFALNTNINARFGGKVFYDSRARIAPSATRNILSIWNDRWTPENPMDGKFPRFDDPSLTRNSDFWAVDGTTIRINSMTLSYKAPTFLTTKLGLGGARIMLTGNNLWTLVNPLKYKDPYTSSAYDYPILRTISLGLNVNL comes from the coding sequence ATGAATTCAAAACTTTTACGAAAAGTTAAAGGCATCGTCCTTTTATCCATTTTTTGTTGCGCATCGGCGTATGCCCAGCAAAAGAAAATCACAGGAAAGGTTACAGATGGTGGTGATGGTGGCCCAATACCGGGAGTGAATGTCAGCATTAAAGGTAAACCTAGTAATGTCAGTACAAATGCACAAGGGGTTTATGTGATTCAAGCTGACCCTGCAGTTGATGTATTGGTATTTTCCTACATCGGATTTGTTAGACAAACGATTACTTTAGCTGGAAGAGCAACGGTAGATGTAAAACTTGCTTCGGATAACCAGACGCTAACGCAGGTAGACATCGTTTCTGTAGGTTACGGTACGAAAAAGAGATCTGAGATTCTGGGTTCTGTTGCTACGATTACGGGTGCAGAGCTTCAAGATATTCCGGCTACAAATTTGGCTGGAGCGATGAGAAATAAAATTGCTGGTGTGGGAGTTAGTCAGGTTTCTGGCCGACCGGGAGCTCCTATTACATTAAATATAAGGAATTCCACCGCAAGTAGTACGGCTTCTACTCAAGTTGAGACTACAGCCGAACCTCTTTATGTTGTTGATGGTATCACTGTTACTCGAGAAGCATTTGACAATATTGATGCGTCAATGATTGAAAATCTAACATTTTTGAAGGATGCTTCAGCCGCAATCTATGGGGCTTCAGGTGCTAAAGGTGTAGTCTTGGTAACTACAAAAAAAGGTAAGCTTGGCAAACCTAGTATTACTTATAATGGTTATTTGGGTGTTTCAGACGCAGCTAAAACACCTGATATGTTAAGTGGTTATGACCATGCCGTTCTTTTAAATGAGACTTACCGAGCTCAAAGTGCTCCATTTTCTAGCTTATTCCTACCAGCGGATTTGGATTATATCAAAAATCTGAATTATAAAAGTTGGTACGACGAGGTGTGGCAATCTGCGACGACGCAAAGACACAATCTTGGGATATCAGGTGGTACAGAAAAAATTACTTTTTTTGCTGGAGGAAGCTATCAAAGTGAAAATGCTAATTATGCGGGATTGAAATTTGATAAGTATGCTTTTAGAAGTGGCGTTGTTGCGAATATTGCCAATGGTTTGACTGCAGACGTAAATTTCAATGTGGATTGGAATATCAGGAATGCCCAGCATAACCAGACTGATAATGATGCAGCTTTTTTTGAACAAATTGTAAGTGTTCCAAGATGGGTTCCAATTTCGATTGACGGTAAAAATGTGAATTTTAACAATGGGGCTGCCGTAAACCCACAAGCGATTTTAGAGTCAGGATACTATGACAGACGGCAATCTAAAGGTTATCGAGTAAATGGAAGTTTGAGTTATCAACCGACATTTTTAAAAGGTTTTACAGCTAAGCTGCAAGTATCTCAAAGTAGTGGTTCAACTAATAGCCGACTATATCAACCTCCATATTCAACATATAATTTCTTAAGGACAGGAAGTAATGGTCAGTTATATTCAGAACAGTTACAACTTAATCCTACAACGGGAGCTCCGGTTATGTTTGATGCAAGAACCGCACAAAATGCAAGTGTCACTCCTAGCTTGTCTGATAATAACAGCTATCAAGGGTTCTTAACACTTCAGTACGCTAAACAAATTGATAAGCACTCTTTCGGTTTACTAGCGGGTGCTGAGCAGAGTGAATCAAATGGTGAAACCGTTGCCGTTCGTTATACAAATCAATTAATTCCGGGTGGTGAGGAATATTGGGCTTTCGATGCAACATCATTGGCTCGTCAAGAATTTAGTAAAGTTGCAACGTCAAAAAGATCCTTTTTTGGTCGTATAAATTATGATTTCGATAAAAAATATCTATTAGAGGTAATCACTCGTGTCGATGCATCATCTAATTTTGCGTCAGGTAATAGGTGGGGAGTGGCGCCAAGCGTTGGTTTAGGTTGGGTAGCCAGCCAGGAGAAATTTTTCAAAGAAACTAATTGGTTGAGTTTTGTAAACTTTTTAAAATTAAAAGTAAATGTTGGTGTAACGGGAGACGATAGAGTTAGCCAAAGATTATGGCAAGATAGGTTTCTAATTGATGTTACAAATGGATATCTTTACGGTAGTTCTAATCAAAATAGCTTAAACCGATCGCGCTTAGCCAACCCAGACATTACTTGGGAAAAAAAGAGGACAATCAATGTTGGCTTAGAGTCGTCAATGTTTAATAGTAAATTAGATTTTAGCGTAGAGGTTTTCCAAAATTATACTTATAACCAATTTGATTTGGGTGCCAATCAATTATATCCTTTATATGCAGGTTTTGCGGCACCAGTTGTCAATTATAGACAGCTTTACAATTGGGGATCTGAATTTAGTATTGGTTATAAAGCAAAACTTGCGACCGACCTGAATCTGAGTACAAGTATTAACTTTGCTTACGGCAGTTCAATTGTGGATAGAACTATATATGCGCCTGGTAGTTTAATCAACAACGTTGCTCCAGATTGGCTAACGTCATTTGGAACGGATCCAAACTACTATAACTCAAATAACATCGGATTGAGAACAATCGGTATGTTTAGAACACAAGGGGAGGTAGATCAGTGGTTGGCAAAATATCCTAATTATAGAGTGTATGATCGTGTTCCACAACCGGGATGGTTATATTACGAAGATACAAATGAAGATGGAATCATAAATGATTATGATATGAAACCATTATATAATACGACCAATTCTTTCTTTTCTTCCGGTATTTCTTTGAATTTAACATATAAGGCCTTTGCTCTAAATACAAATATCAATGCTAGATTTGGTGGTAAAGTATTTTATGATAGCAGAGCTAGAATAGCACCTTCTGCTACAAGAAATATTCTGTCTATTTGGAATGATCGTTGGACTCCTGAAAATCCAATGGATGGTAAATTTCCTAGGTTTGATGATCCATCATTGACTAGAAATTCAGACTTCTGGGCTGTGGATGGAACTACAATACGTATCAATTCAATGACTTTGAGCTATAAGGCACCTACTTTCCTGACTACAAAACTTGGATTAGGAGGAGCTAGAATAATGCTTACAGGAAATAATCTTTGGACATTGGTGAATCCTCTTAAATATAAGGATCCGTATACATCAAGTGCATATGATTATCCCATCTTAAGAACTATCTCATTAGGTTTAAATGTTAATCTATAA
- a CDS encoding fucose isomerase → MEKRVNKEILLVSSGDLRLSANQSCWAAQEQMESQLTAALANLGWTVKRAHPYDSVKKHGFIDSQRMGMDIFRNIDPEQPLIVAESVWQYSHHVLAGLTTHRGPILTLANWSGQWPGLVGMLNLNGCLTKANVTYSTLWTENFNDDFFIRGLEQWLESGTIGHDQSHVRPFDLSLIPSADAEKGISFAKELRDKKVIMGVFDEGCMGMYNAIVPDELLHKTGFFKERLSQSALYAGMTRVKDEEAEKVLQWMLDKGVHFNWGSQPETELTRAQTLDQCKMYIAAVRIAAEFSCDTIGIQYQQGLKDLTVASDLVEGLLNNQDRPPVFSETGVELYAQEALPHFNEVDECAGLDGLVTYNLWRSLGFAGENTLHDIRWGEHYKGQSIDDFVWLLLISGAAPAAHFIDGYAGASSERQPPMYFRLGGGTLKGISKPGFIVWSRVYVIYNELHCDLGVAEVVALPAEETERRWNETTPEWPIMHVVLKGITRDQMMARHKANHIQVVYTDTEAGAHEACRIKAAALNELGLKVHFCGEVN, encoded by the coding sequence ATGGAAAAAAGGGTAAACAAAGAAATTTTATTGGTCTCCAGCGGTGATTTGCGTTTATCAGCTAATCAAAGTTGCTGGGCTGCACAGGAGCAAATGGAAAGCCAGTTAACTGCTGCATTGGCCAACCTGGGCTGGACTGTAAAACGTGCACATCCTTACGATTCTGTTAAGAAACATGGTTTTATTGATTCCCAGCGAATGGGAATGGATATCTTTAGAAATATAGATCCTGAGCAGCCACTTATCGTGGCAGAAAGTGTTTGGCAATATTCGCATCATGTACTTGCTGGTTTAACCACACATCGTGGCCCAATCTTAACATTAGCAAACTGGAGCGGTCAATGGCCAGGACTGGTAGGTATGCTCAACCTAAACGGTTGTCTTACCAAGGCAAACGTTACCTACAGTACTTTATGGACTGAAAATTTTAACGACGACTTTTTTATTAGAGGATTGGAGCAGTGGCTGGAATCTGGAACCATTGGACATGACCAATCGCATGTAAGGCCTTTTGATCTTTCCCTTATTCCTTCTGCTGATGCAGAAAAAGGAATCAGCTTCGCAAAAGAGCTGCGTGATAAAAAAGTAATCATGGGTGTTTTTGATGAAGGTTGCATGGGAATGTATAATGCCATTGTGCCCGATGAACTTTTACATAAAACAGGTTTCTTTAAAGAACGCCTTAGTCAGTCGGCACTTTATGCTGGTATGACCAGGGTTAAAGATGAAGAAGCAGAAAAAGTGCTGCAATGGATGTTGGATAAAGGCGTTCATTTTAACTGGGGTTCTCAACCGGAAACAGAATTGACCAGGGCACAGACCTTAGATCAATGTAAAATGTACATTGCTGCCGTTCGCATAGCTGCTGAATTTAGCTGTGATACCATCGGGATTCAATATCAGCAAGGCTTAAAAGACCTTACGGTAGCAAGTGACCTTGTAGAAGGACTATTGAATAATCAGGACAGACCACCGGTATTTTCAGAAACAGGAGTAGAGTTGTATGCGCAAGAAGCTTTGCCGCATTTTAACGAAGTTGATGAATGCGCAGGTTTAGATGGATTGGTGACCTATAATCTTTGGAGATCGCTTGGTTTTGCGGGAGAAAACACATTGCACGACATTAGATGGGGTGAACATTATAAAGGTCAAAGTATAGATGACTTTGTATGGTTGCTATTGATATCAGGTGCAGCACCTGCGGCCCACTTTATTGATGGTTATGCAGGAGCAAGCAGTGAAAGGCAGCCGCCGATGTATTTCCGTTTAGGTGGAGGTACACTTAAAGGCATTAGCAAACCAGGTTTCATTGTTTGGAGCAGGGTATATGTTATCTATAATGAATTGCATTGTGATCTTGGCGTTGCTGAAGTTGTAGCATTGCCGGCCGAAGAAACAGAAAGACGTTGGAATGAAACAACGCCTGAATGGCCAATTATGCACGTGGTACTTAAAGGCATTACGCGCGATCAAATGATGGCGAGACATAAAGCCAATCACATACAAGTTGTGTATACAGATACAGAAGCAGGTGCACATGAAGCGTGCCGTATTAAGGCAGCTGCCTTAAATGAACTTGGCCTCAAAGTCCATTTCTGCGGAGAGGTAAACTAA
- a CDS encoding DUF3826 domain-containing protein yields the protein MKRYCIVLFLCCCQAVSFAQKNTSPKEDREAYVKVITERAGKIVAKMDLADTVKAAKVTVIIRDQYSNLNDIYDERNANIKEIKSKNEGDKVAIENALKEQNVEVDKKLNKLHKKYLAKLSKQLSDEQIEQVKNGMTYNVMPNTYQAYQDELLNLTEAQKKQIYTWLVEAREHAIDAESSDKKHAWFGKYKGKINNFLSAEGYDLKKEGIEWEKRRKASAQNK from the coding sequence ATGAAAAGATATTGCATCGTATTGTTTTTATGCTGCTGCCAGGCAGTTTCATTTGCACAAAAAAACACAAGCCCAAAAGAAGATCGTGAAGCATACGTAAAGGTAATTACTGAGCGTGCTGGGAAAATAGTAGCCAAAATGGATCTTGCAGATACTGTTAAGGCAGCTAAGGTGACTGTGATCATCAGAGACCAATACAGTAACCTTAATGACATCTATGATGAACGCAATGCCAACATCAAAGAAATTAAATCAAAAAACGAAGGTGATAAAGTAGCCATTGAAAATGCATTGAAAGAGCAGAATGTTGAAGTTGACAAGAAACTGAACAAACTGCACAAAAAGTATTTGGCTAAACTCTCTAAACAATTGAGCGATGAGCAAATTGAGCAAGTAAAAAATGGTATGACTTATAATGTAATGCCTAATACTTATCAAGCTTATCAGGATGAACTTTTGAACTTAACAGAAGCTCAAAAGAAACAAATCTATACCTGGTTAGTTGAGGCCCGTGAGCATGCTATTGATGCTGAATCTTCAGATAAGAAACATGCCTGGTTTGGAAAATACAAAGGTAAAATCAATAACTTTTTATCTGCCGAAGGCTATGACCTAAAAAAAGAAGGTATAGAGTGGGAGAAAAGAAGAAAAGCTTCAGCACAGAATAAATAA